One region of Primulina tabacum isolate GXHZ01 chromosome 17, ASM2559414v2, whole genome shotgun sequence genomic DNA includes:
- the LOC142531235 gene encoding LOW QUALITY PROTEIN: transcription factor UNE12-like (The sequence of the model RefSeq protein was modified relative to this genomic sequence to represent the inferred CDS: inserted 1 base in 1 codon), which yields MANHSGETPSDDFLEQILGFPSYATGAESNLAGNDAGNMGAASSATMMLQLGSGDVSAHLGGLGMGVGIGGAYGGLGQAGGGGFPLGLSLEHGKGGFMKMDDASGSGKRFRDDVLNSGASSSVKSGYHGQQMLNTGPQGPQPPAARPRVRARRGQATDPHSIAERLRRERIAEKIRALQELVPSVNKTDRAAMLDEIVDYVKFLRLQVKVLSMSRLGGAGAVAPLVTDIPITSVEEEVINNGRAQPAWERWSNDGTERQVAELMEENIAAAMQFLQSKALCIMPXSLASAIYNTQPPDTATFIKPQSNPPS from the exons ATGGCCAACCATTCAGGAGAAACGCCATCCGACGACTTTCTTGAGCAAATCCTGGGATTTCCAAGCTACGCTACCGGAGCCGAATCCAACTTGGCGGGAAACGATGCTGGCAACATGGGGGCTGCTTCCTCAGCTACGATGATGTTACAGCTGGGCTCTGGAGATGTTTCTGCTCACCTAGGTGGATTGGGGATGGGAGTTGGCATTGGAGGAGCTTACGGAGGGCTTGGTCAAGCTGGCGGCGGTGGGTTTCCGTTAGGGTTGAGTTTGGAGCATGGGAAGGGAGGGTTTATGAAAATGGACGATGCGTCGGGGAGTGGGAAAAGGTTCCGAGACGACGTTTTAAATTCCGGCGCTTCTTCTTCTGTTAAATCG GGTTATCATGGACAGCAAATGCTCAATACAGGTCCACAAGGGCCGCAGCCACCGGCAGCTCGCCCACGAGTTCGGGCTAGACGAGGTCAAGCTACAGATCCACACAGCATAGCTGAAAGG TTGCGCCGAGAAAGAATAGCTGAAAAGATAAGAGCGTTGCAAGAGTTGGTTCCAAGTGTCAACAAG ACTGATAGAGCAGCTATGCTTGACGAAATTGTGGATTATGTGAAGTTTTTGAGGCTCCAAGTGAAG GTATTGAGCATGAGTAGACTGGGAGGAGCTGGTGCGGTTGCACCACTTGTGACTGACATTCCAATAACATCAGTAGAG GAAGAAGTCATTAACAATGGACGAGCTCAGCCAGCATGGGAGAGGTGGTCAAATGATGGTACAGAACGACAAGTTGCTGAGCTCATGGAAGAAAACATCGCTGCTGCAATGCAGTTCCTTCAATCCAAGGCACTCTGCATCATGC TCTCGCTTGCTTCGGCTATCTACAACACACAACCTCCAGACACGGCCACATTCATCAAGCCCCAATCAAACCCCCCTTCTTAA